A region of Salvelinus alpinus chromosome 6, SLU_Salpinus.1, whole genome shotgun sequence DNA encodes the following proteins:
- the LOC139578335 gene encoding peptidyl-prolyl cis-trans isomerase FKBP8-like, which produces MTDKEEVKGAGDNPEMVLSGKKSGKASLLDSGEDFEMLDDDIDDNPPPLEDAGGGKKTKTEVPAADQDTGTSAPLDEWMDILGNGQLKKKVLQAGNGPDSRPTKGQNVVIHLKTSLADGTLIEEQPELSFTLGDGDVIQALDLTVQLMEMREKALVQANAKYAYGSLGSLVPEVPPNAELALEVQLLDATEAPDLELLSPQERIALAGQKRERGNVYYQRADYAFAVNSYGIALQITESSSKVDISPEEEEELMDVKVKCLNNMAAAQLKLDHYEAALRSCVSVLAHQPDNIKALFRKGKVLALQGEYAEAIKILKRALKLEPSNKTIHAELSKLVKKHSEQKGAEQAMYKKMLGNPASGSSGMQKHQAKSSWVVSWKWLFGATAVAIGGVALSVVIAARN; this is translated from the exons ATGACTGACAAAGAGGAGGTGAAGGGTGCCGGGGATAACCCAGAGATGGTTCTCTCAGGGAAGAAGTCAGGGAAAGCCTCGCTGCTGGACAGTGGGGAAGACTTTGAGATGCTGGATGATGACATTGATGACAACCCTCCTCCTTTGGAAGATGCTGGGGGTGGGAAGAAGACTAAAACAGAGGTGCCTGCAGCGGACCAAGACACTGGCACTTCAGCTCCACTAGACGAATGGATGGATATACTAG GTAATGGCCAGCTAAAGAAGAAAGTCCTGCAGGCAGGGAATGGGCCAGACAGCAGGCCCACAAAAGGCCAGAATGTCGTGATTCACCTGAAGACTTCACTGGCTGATGGGACTCTTATAGAAGAGCAACCTGAGCTCTCTTTCACTCTGGGAGATGGTGATGTCATCCAG GCTCTGGATCTCACAGTGCAGCTCATGGAAATGAGGGAGAAGGCCCTTGTCCAAGCCAATGCTAAATATGCATATGGTTCCTTGGGGAG TCTTGTCCCTGAGGTGCCTCCCAATGCGGAGTTGGCCCTGGAGGTCCAGCTGCTTGATGCCACTGAGGCCCCCGACCTTGAGCTCCTGTCCCCCCAGGAGAGGATCGCCCTGGCTGGgcagaagagggagaggggaaatgTCTACTACCAGAGAGCGGACTATGCCTTCGCTGTTAACTCTTATGGCATCGCCCTGCAGATCACAGAGTCCAGCTCCAAAG tGGACATTAGcccggaggaagaggaggagctgaTGGACGTGAAGGTGAAGTGTCTAAACAACATGGCAGCTGCCCAGCTCAAGTTGGATCACTATGAAGCAGCACTACGGTCCTGCGTTTCAGTACTGGCCCACCAGCCAGACAACATAAAAGCCCTATTCCGCAAAGGCAAG GTATTGGCCTTGCAAGGGGAATATGCTGAAGCTATAAAGATTTTGAAGAGGGCCCTGAAGTTGGAACCAAGTAACAAG ACCATCCACGCAGAACTCTCCAAGCTGGTGAAGAAGCACTCGGAGCAGAAAGGCGCAGAGCAGGCCATGTACAAGAAGATGCTAGGCAACCCAGCCAGCGGCAGCAGCGGCATGCAGAAACACCAGGCCAAGTCGTCATGG GTTGTCAGCTGGAAATGGCTCTTCGGTGCCACTGCAGTTGCCATTGGAGGTGTCGCCTTGTCAGTTGTCATAGCTGCCAGAAATTAG